Proteins encoded by one window of Cylindrospermum stagnale PCC 7417:
- a CDS encoding glycosyltransferase: MRNTVLIPTYRRPLDLSRCLLALQKQTKPVSQAIAIVRDTDTETWQFLSQFTNHNLPLQIVTVTQSGVVAALNAGLASVEGDIISITDDDAAPHPDWLEKITAHFTADSCIGAVGGRDWIHHDSKLEDDSRPVVGRLQWFGRVIGNHHLGVGVPREVDVLKGVNMSFRQKAIETLRFDQRMRGTGAQVHFEMAFTLTLKRAGWKIIYDPSVAVDHYPAQRFDEDQRQNFNEIALINLVHNETLVLLEHLPPIRRVVFLIWALLVGTRDSLGLIQWLRFFPSQKQLVGKKLLASWRGRWQGWQTYQELGTGD, translated from the coding sequence ATGAGGAATACAGTTCTCATCCCAACCTATCGCCGTCCGCTAGATTTATCACGCTGCCTTTTAGCGCTACAAAAGCAAACTAAACCGGTTTCACAAGCGATCGCCATTGTCCGCGACACAGACACAGAAACTTGGCAATTCCTCTCCCAATTCACGAACCACAACCTACCCTTGCAAATTGTCACAGTCACACAGTCAGGGGTAGTAGCAGCTCTCAACGCCGGACTGGCATCTGTCGAGGGAGATATTATTTCCATTACTGATGATGATGCTGCACCCCATCCTGATTGGTTAGAGAAAATTACCGCTCACTTTACCGCAGATAGTTGCATTGGCGCTGTTGGCGGGCGTGATTGGATACACCACGACAGCAAACTAGAAGACGACTCCCGCCCAGTAGTTGGTCGGTTACAGTGGTTTGGGCGTGTAATTGGCAATCATCACTTGGGTGTTGGTGTCCCCCGTGAAGTCGATGTTCTCAAAGGTGTGAACATGAGTTTTCGCCAAAAAGCTATTGAAACATTACGCTTTGATCAGCGAATGCGCGGTACAGGGGCCCAGGTACACTTTGAAATGGCATTCACCCTCACCCTAAAACGGGCTGGTTGGAAGATTATTTATGATCCTAGCGTTGCCGTAGATCACTATCCAGCACAACGTTTTGATGAAGATCAGCGCCAAAACTTTAATGAAATTGCCTTAATTAATTTAGTTCATAATGAAACCCTAGTTTTACTAGAGCATTTGCCCCCTATCCGTCGGGTTGTCTTTTTGATCTGGGCATTATTAGTAGGCACTAGAGATAGTTTAGGCTTAATACAATGGCTGAGATTTTTCCCCAGTCAAAAACAACTTGTGGGCAAAAAGCTGCTAGCGTCTTGGCGTGGGCGTTGGCAAGGATGGCAGACATATCAGGAACTGGGGACTGGGGATTAG
- a CDS encoding glycosyltransferase family 4 protein — MNFTLVEQEMIFHCSAADIRGGGGIETYVASLVNSQIYGVSQCTINSLRNLEQSQFKLLHIHDPDMLVDLREECPAVFTLHNHSSYCPSGTKFLADRGRQCDRNMHPLGCAWGHVVDGCGSRRPQNMLQNWGNANNSLDALKKLTIPVIANSDYVRSQIIRGGLSPDRVVTLRCGVQSPQNPTEPLSREIHQNQRILFAGRIVAYKGIEWLLKAMAKTDERIHLDIAGDGWGKPSMEKLAQKMGLSDRITWHGWCNSDKLATLYQQCLAVVFPSLWPEPAGLVTLEAYARYRPVIASAVGGIPEHLQDGVTGILVPPNHISQLAAAINELAANYQKSRLMGEKGQAWFQEEFTIDVHAKRLEKIYTKTITDFHLKTY; from the coding sequence ATGAATTTTACGTTGGTTGAACAAGAAATGATTTTTCACTGCTCTGCTGCTGATATCAGGGGGGGTGGTGGTATTGAAACTTATGTGGCTTCTTTGGTAAATTCGCAAATTTATGGGGTGAGTCAATGTACTATTAATTCCTTGAGAAATCTGGAACAAAGCCAGTTCAAATTGCTGCACATTCATGATCCAGATATGCTGGTAGACTTGCGGGAAGAATGTCCAGCGGTATTTACGCTACACAATCACTCTAGCTACTGTCCCAGCGGTACGAAATTTTTAGCAGATCGTGGCAGACAATGCGATCGCAATATGCACCCCCTAGGATGCGCTTGGGGGCATGTAGTAGACGGCTGTGGGAGTCGTCGACCGCAAAATATGCTTCAAAACTGGGGGAATGCTAACAATTCCCTAGATGCATTGAAAAAACTGACCATTCCAGTGATTGCTAATAGTGATTATGTGCGATCGCAAATTATTCGCGGTGGCCTATCACCAGACAGGGTGGTGACTCTGCGCTGTGGTGTGCAATCACCCCAAAATCCCACTGAACCTCTGAGCCGGGAAATTCACCAAAATCAGCGGATTTTATTTGCTGGGCGGATTGTGGCTTATAAAGGCATTGAATGGCTATTAAAAGCTATGGCAAAAACTGATGAGCGTATCCATCTTGACATTGCTGGTGATGGTTGGGGTAAGCCAAGCATGGAAAAATTAGCCCAGAAGATGGGATTAAGCGATCGCATTACTTGGCATGGTTGGTGTAATAGTGACAAATTAGCAACACTTTATCAACAATGCTTGGCTGTAGTTTTTCCTAGTCTTTGGCCTGAACCTGCGGGTCTTGTAACCTTAGAGGCTTATGCCCGCTATCGCCCTGTAATTGCTAGTGCTGTTGGCGGTATTCCGGAACATTTGCAAGATGGCGTCACAGGCATCCTTGTACCACCAAATCATATTTCTCAGCTAGCTGCTGCCATCAACGAACTAGCAGCCAACTATCAAAAAAGTCGACTGATGGGTGAAAAAGGTCAGGCTTGGTTCCAGGAAGAATTTACGATTGATGTTCACGCTAAACGACTAGAAAAGATTTACACCAAAACCATTACTGACTTTCATTTAAAAACTTATTAG
- a CDS encoding glycosyltransferase, whose product MHNSFGKFPEKIYFYCDPREKVAAGDKFQHLLICLAEGFQELGILFFSNVNYWQNSLETNSFLFRHDPEITPDDCSIVVLTNNWYHADIPLPEKLFHPQRKYITVYLDGEDDDKTYSKKSEFSQFDLILRNHFNSKLNYGHNFYPWAFGLSNRILQELKEVPNFSERKNRILINFRHWKSGHPVRNISCSEFIPRIKNILPIDTSVDSPDNHPVEGYDYLQWVQTGGRHYPTYYQRLQDSVACTCFGGFFIPSYPQNPGDLINRTLKHFFTKLRLKTNTIVQWDSWRFWESLAAGCATFHVDFEKYGIALPVMPENWRHYIGIDLDNIQATIDRIVDQPEILESIATEGRLWALKHYSPGSTALRFLETIYRNETIDKSRLLQEHPLTSPALANRKIIQ is encoded by the coding sequence ATGCATAATAGTTTTGGCAAATTCCCCGAAAAAATATATTTCTATTGTGATCCTAGAGAAAAAGTTGCAGCGGGAGATAAATTCCAGCATTTGTTAATTTGTTTAGCAGAAGGTTTTCAAGAACTGGGAATTCTCTTCTTTTCAAATGTTAACTATTGGCAAAATTCACTAGAAACAAATAGTTTTCTCTTTCGGCACGATCCAGAAATTACACCTGATGATTGTTCGATTGTGGTGTTAACCAATAATTGGTATCACGCAGACATTCCTCTACCAGAAAAATTATTTCATCCCCAGCGTAAATATATAACTGTTTACTTAGATGGAGAGGATGATGATAAAACTTATAGTAAAAAATCCGAATTCAGCCAATTTGATTTGATCTTGAGAAATCATTTTAACTCGAAACTAAATTATGGACATAATTTTTATCCCTGGGCTTTTGGACTGAGTAACCGGATACTGCAAGAACTTAAAGAAGTACCAAATTTTTCGGAAAGAAAAAACCGAATTCTCATTAATTTCCGACATTGGAAGTCAGGTCATCCAGTCAGAAATATCAGTTGTAGTGAATTCATCCCCCGGATTAAAAATATTCTACCCATCGACACCTCTGTCGATAGTCCTGATAACCACCCAGTAGAAGGTTACGATTATCTACAATGGGTGCAAACCGGTGGACGTCACTATCCAACTTACTATCAACGCCTCCAAGATTCAGTTGCATGCACTTGCTTTGGGGGATTTTTTATACCTTCTTATCCTCAGAATCCAGGAGATTTAATTAATCGTACTCTCAAGCATTTTTTCACCAAATTGAGATTAAAGACCAACACAATTGTGCAGTGGGATAGTTGGCGATTTTGGGAGTCTTTAGCGGCAGGATGTGCTACTTTTCATGTAGATTTCGAGAAATATGGTATTGCTTTGCCTGTGATGCCAGAGAATTGGCGGCATTATATTGGCATCGATTTAGACAATATACAAGCAACAATAGACAGAATAGTTGATCAGCCAGAAATTCTCGAAAGCATTGCTACAGAAGGCAGGCTGTGGGCACTAAAGCATTATAGTCCTGGATCTACAGCATTACGTTTTTTGGAGACAATTTACCGGAATGAAACAATAGATAAAAGTAGACTTTTACAGGAGCATCCTTTGACATCTCCTGCTTTAGCAAATAGAAAAATTATTCAATGA
- a CDS encoding glycosyltransferase family 4 protein, protein MKITLTCNTGLGTGGQGVCLANAAAGLSTIADLTVFCGGLEKPQADFPVHPVGHSRWSRRLLSTPLLRRRNDWAVLLSDLYFDQQVSKRLKSQPCDLIMGVAGQTNLGFKAAKAKGARAWLYCLNNYLPFMQEQIQQEMRMLSEATVASMNPMMLQRFLGECKQADLIIVLSEVAKQTFVQAGFAPEEIAVLTPFVDTVRFHPVPKLDQVFRVLYVGTIEPRKGVPYLINAFANANIPNSELLIVGGTSTRALRILMENALSKHANIKQEFWDFSCADPTAVFGKCSVLVLPSVEDGFGLVALEAMACGLPVIVTSQSGAADVVSQGVNGFIVPPRDVESLGNKLIFLAENETTRTEMGQAARITAEQQTQELYQQNLRQIFRSQELLN, encoded by the coding sequence ATGAAAATTACGCTCACTTGCAATACAGGTTTGGGGACAGGAGGGCAGGGAGTTTGCTTGGCGAATGCAGCAGCAGGTTTAAGTACAATTGCAGATTTAACTGTATTTTGTGGTGGTTTGGAAAAACCGCAAGCTGATTTTCCAGTTCATCCTGTGGGACATTCTCGTTGGAGCAGACGATTACTTTCTACCCCTTTGTTACGTCGTCGCAATGATTGGGCTGTGTTACTCAGTGATTTATATTTTGATCAACAGGTGAGCAAAAGATTAAAATCTCAACCCTGTGATTTAATTATGGGGGTAGCAGGTCAAACTAATTTGGGATTTAAGGCAGCTAAAGCCAAAGGTGCAAGGGCTTGGCTATATTGCCTAAATAATTATCTTCCCTTTATGCAAGAACAAATTCAGCAAGAGATGAGGATGCTTTCTGAAGCTACTGTGGCTAGTATGAATCCGATGATGCTGCAACGGTTTTTAGGGGAGTGTAAGCAAGCTGATTTAATTATTGTGCTTTCGGAAGTGGCAAAACAAACTTTTGTGCAAGCTGGATTTGCACCAGAAGAAATTGCGGTGCTGACACCTTTTGTAGATACGGTCAGATTTCATCCTGTTCCGAAACTTGATCAGGTTTTTCGGGTGCTTTATGTGGGGACAATTGAACCTCGTAAAGGGGTACCATATTTGATTAATGCTTTTGCTAACGCAAATATTCCTAACTCGGAACTGTTAATAGTTGGTGGCACTTCAACCCGCGCTTTGCGAATATTAATGGAAAATGCCTTAAGTAAACATGCCAATATTAAGCAGGAGTTTTGGGATTTCAGTTGTGCCGACCCTACGGCAGTTTTCGGCAAATGCTCGGTTTTAGTTTTACCTTCTGTAGAAGACGGCTTTGGCTTGGTGGCGTTAGAAGCGATGGCTTGTGGACTGCCTGTAATTGTGACTTCTCAATCTGGGGCGGCTGATGTTGTTTCTCAGGGAGTTAATGGTTTTATTGTTCCTCCTAGAGATGTGGAAAGTCTGGGGAATAAACTCATATTTTTAGCTGAGAATGAAACTACTAGAACAGAGATGGGTCAGGCTGCCAGAATCACGGCTGAACAACAAACTCAAGAACTTTACCAGCAAAATTTACGCCAAATATTTAGAAGCCAAGAACTACTTAACTAA
- a CDS encoding aspartoacylase, whose translation MNQINRVAIVGGSHGNELIGVYLVKKFQQDSNLINRSSFETLALLGNPKAIAEGRRYIDKDLNRCFHNQGLPNPTLSSYEDLRAQEIQQILQPPNQPIVDAIIDLHTTTANMGLTLILGDMHPFLLRLAAYLSSINPLVKVCSHQQARGSGYLRSICEFGLVIEVGAVAQGILNAELFQQTEQLVYAVLDYFEDYNQGKTLQTNNTLTLYEALSVVDYPRNEEGEIQAMIHPQLQFRDYEPLNLGDPIFVTFEGQEIFYEGASTVYPVFINEAAYYEKGIAMHLTQKQLINNL comes from the coding sequence ATGAATCAAATCAACCGGGTGGCAATTGTTGGAGGAAGCCACGGCAATGAGTTAATAGGGGTATACCTAGTCAAAAAGTTTCAGCAGGATAGCAATTTAATCAACAGATCAAGTTTTGAAACTTTGGCATTACTCGGCAATCCCAAAGCCATTGCAGAAGGCAGACGGTACATTGACAAAGATTTAAATCGTTGCTTCCACAATCAAGGCTTGCCAAATCCCACACTTTCAAGTTACGAAGATTTGCGGGCACAAGAAATTCAACAGATTCTACAACCGCCAAATCAACCTATCGTGGATGCAATTATTGATTTGCACACCACGACCGCCAACATGGGGTTAACTCTCATCCTCGGTGATATGCATCCTTTCTTATTACGGTTAGCAGCTTATCTCAGTTCGATAAATCCTTTAGTCAAGGTCTGTAGTCATCAACAAGCCAGAGGAAGTGGTTATCTCCGTTCCATCTGCGAATTTGGTTTAGTTATCGAAGTTGGTGCTGTGGCACAGGGTATTTTAAACGCCGAATTGTTCCAACAAACAGAGCAGCTTGTTTATGCTGTTTTGGACTATTTTGAAGACTATAACCAAGGTAAAACGCTCCAGACAAACAATACACTGACACTCTATGAAGCTCTTAGTGTTGTCGATTATCCCAGAAATGAAGAGGGTGAGATTCAAGCTATGATCCATCCCCAGCTTCAGTTTAGAGATTATGAACCGCTGAATCTAGGTGATCCAATATTTGTCACTTTTGAAGGCCAAGAAATTTTCTACGAGGGAGCATCTACTGTTTATCCTGTCTTCATTAATGAAGCAGCTTACTACGAGAAAGGAATTGCTATGCATCTGACCCAAAAGCAATTGATTAATAACTTATAA
- the hepA gene encoding heterocyst formation ABC transporter subunit HepA, which produces MHRKFYRAISNLFKATKFWQENYLILREFKHFRQIAILALIFSFLAATFEGVSLGFLLSFLQSLTSPNAEPIHIGIDWFDNLILGVNTSAVSRLYRVSGLILLSTLMRATFNYFGQVYTELSQLHLGARLRKQIFEQLQSLSLSYFAKTRSGELINTITTEIERIRQGFSGGAFLFTRGLTATVYLITMFLLSWQMTLISVFLFTLLGVGLSNLNARVRETSFGMSVANGNFTSTAIEFINGIRTVHACGTQELERQRYYKASDQVVSTSTKVVLTWTLVRPIAEAVATTVLVGMIILAFTNFVVNGTLQVASLLTFFFVLFRLVPFVQDINGTRAFISTLQGSADNIKNLLTTKDKTYFQNGPIEFQGLQRSIDLVSVDFSYSANQPVLNNITLTIERGKMTALVGASGAGKTTLADLIPRFYDATDGYIFIDEVDVRHFEINSLRRKIAVVSQDTFIFNTSVEKNIAYGASEVTEAEIHEAAQLANALEFILEMPEGFDTQLGDRGVRLSGGQRQRIAIARALLRNPEILILDEATSALDSVSERLIQESLEKLSIGRTVITIAHRLSTIAKADKVVVLEQGRIVEQGKYQELLELKGKLWKYHQMQYESTQSE; this is translated from the coding sequence ATGCATCGGAAATTTTATCGAGCAATCAGCAATCTGTTCAAGGCTACTAAATTTTGGCAGGAAAACTATTTGATTTTGCGAGAATTTAAACACTTTCGCCAGATTGCCATACTTGCCTTAATCTTTTCATTTTTGGCGGCTACATTTGAAGGTGTTAGTCTTGGTTTCTTGCTATCGTTTTTGCAGAGCTTAACTAGCCCCAATGCTGAACCAATTCATATAGGAATAGACTGGTTCGATAACTTGATATTGGGCGTTAATACTTCAGCAGTTAGCCGCCTATATCGGGTATCTGGGCTGATATTGTTAAGTACTTTGATGCGTGCAACCTTCAATTACTTTGGACAAGTCTACACCGAATTATCTCAACTACATCTTGGCGCTCGCTTACGTAAGCAAATTTTTGAACAGTTGCAATCTTTATCGCTGAGTTACTTTGCTAAAACTCGTTCTGGTGAACTGATAAACACAATTACTACAGAAATTGAGAGGATAAGACAAGGTTTTAGTGGAGGGGCATTTTTATTTACCAGAGGGTTGACAGCTACTGTCTACTTAATCACAATGTTTTTGCTATCATGGCAAATGACGCTAATTTCTGTATTTTTATTTACACTTTTAGGCGTCGGATTGTCAAATTTAAATGCCAGAGTGAGAGAAACTAGTTTTGGCATGTCAGTTGCTAATGGTAATTTTACATCAACAGCCATAGAATTTATTAATGGTATTCGTACAGTTCATGCCTGTGGTACTCAAGAATTGGAGCGTCAGCGTTACTATAAAGCTAGCGATCAAGTAGTCAGTACTTCAACTAAAGTTGTTTTAACCTGGACACTTGTGAGGCCAATTGCTGAAGCTGTAGCTACTACAGTACTGGTCGGGATGATTATTTTAGCCTTCACTAACTTTGTGGTGAACGGTACGCTACAAGTTGCTTCTTTACTCACTTTTTTCTTTGTACTTTTCCGCCTTGTACCATTTGTTCAAGATATTAATGGCACAAGAGCATTTATCAGTACTCTCCAAGGTTCAGCAGACAATATTAAAAACTTGTTGACAACTAAGGATAAAACTTATTTTCAAAATGGGCCAATTGAGTTTCAGGGTTTACAAAGGTCAATCGATTTAGTATCTGTAGATTTTAGCTATAGTGCTAATCAGCCAGTGCTAAATAATATTACGCTTACCATTGAACGGGGAAAAATGACAGCATTAGTCGGAGCTTCTGGTGCTGGTAAAACAACACTTGCCGATTTAATTCCTCGATTTTATGATGCTACAGATGGCTATATTTTCATTGATGAAGTTGATGTGCGGCACTTTGAAATCAACTCTCTACGGCGCAAGATAGCTGTGGTTAGCCAGGATACATTTATTTTCAATACTTCTGTTGAAAAGAATATTGCTTACGGTGCATCAGAGGTAACTGAAGCGGAAATTCATGAAGCTGCTCAACTGGCGAATGCACTGGAATTTATTTTGGAAATGCCTGAAGGTTTTGATACACAGTTGGGAGATAGGGGTGTGCGGTTATCTGGAGGACAAAGGCAGCGAATTGCAATTGCGCGGGCTTTGCTGCGGAACCCAGAAATTTTGATTTTGGATGAAGCTACCAGCGCTTTAGATTCTGTGTCCGAGCGGTTAATTCAGGAATCATTAGAAAAGCTGTCTATTGGTCGAACAGTAATTACAATTGCTCACCGTCTCTCGACTATTGCGAAAGCAGATAAGGTTGTGGTATTAGAACAGGGACGGATAGTTGAGCAGGGTAAATACCAAGAACTACTTGAGCTTAAAGGTAAGCTTTGGAAATATCACCAAATGCAGTACGAAAGCACTCAATCAGAGTAA
- a CDS encoding glycosyltransferase family 2 protein translates to MIQLMSIDTKLQEPLVSVIIPTYNRPEYLKQAIASALLQTYQNIEIIVSDNCSSENPQAIIESFGDSRIRFWRQQYNVGMIANQLSAFKMARGKYVASLHDDDMWNQDFLSKLVPPLEANSQLILAFCDQYIIDAQGKIKEVGTEENTRNYKRDKLAAGIHQPFTKIGLVDKSIATAAACVIRNHIIDWDSIPLESGGMWDLYLTYICCISGFGAYYYPERLTRYRCHEQSDTMLSGSRDVQAKISKAKTEMFCYQVLMLDDSLQEFKQHFQQQWLAANTTFAIGLLRTKETVAARPYLWRALSKQRFNFRTIAALILSFIPRFLANPLLGTAK, encoded by the coding sequence ATGATTCAACTTATGTCTATAGATACTAAATTACAAGAACCTCTGGTCAGTGTGATTATTCCCACTTATAATCGACCAGAATACCTCAAACAAGCAATTGCTAGCGCCCTTCTACAGACTTATCAAAACATTGAAATTATTGTTTCTGATAATTGTAGTTCTGAAAACCCCCAAGCTATTATTGAATCTTTTGGTGATTCCCGCATTCGATTTTGGCGACAACAGTACAACGTGGGCATGATTGCTAATCAACTATCAGCCTTTAAGATGGCGCGAGGCAAATATGTTGCTAGTCTCCATGATGATGATATGTGGAATCAGGATTTTTTGTCTAAGCTTGTGCCGCCTCTAGAAGCAAATTCCCAGTTAATTCTGGCTTTTTGCGACCAATATATTATCGATGCCCAGGGCAAAATTAAGGAAGTTGGTACTGAAGAAAATACACGCAATTATAAGCGAGATAAACTAGCAGCGGGGATTCATCAACCTTTTACCAAAATTGGGTTGGTTGATAAAAGTATAGCTACTGCTGCTGCTTGTGTAATTCGCAATCATATTATTGATTGGGATAGCATTCCTTTAGAAAGCGGCGGTATGTGGGATTTATATTTAACTTACATCTGCTGTATATCTGGTTTTGGTGCTTACTATTATCCTGAAAGACTGACGCGTTATCGTTGTCATGAACAATCTGATACTATGCTCAGTGGTAGTCGAGATGTGCAGGCAAAAATTAGCAAAGCTAAAACCGAAATGTTTTGTTATCAAGTCTTGATGTTAGACGATAGTCTACAGGAATTTAAACAACACTTTCAACAACAATGGTTAGCAGCTAATACCACTTTTGCCATTGGTTTGTTGCGGACTAAAGAGACAGTAGCAGCGCGTCCTTATCTTTGGCGGGCGTTGAGCAAACAAAGATTTAATTTCCGAACTATAGCCGCACTTATTCTTAGTTTTATTCCGCGTTTTTTAGCAAATCCATTGCTAGGAACTGCGAAATAA
- a CDS encoding glycosyltransferase, producing MADLINRLEWLPLQPANYEQISSSTLNVEAKSPYQPILFCIAHDFTPLKTPIAIRANKLLRQFGKTWRINILTGTKDAYLPEEATIHYVKSWCPKLIIEWIGKLRLEKLLTLLIWPDAEIFWILPALLKGYQQIKQQKADAIFVFMMPYSAGLVGVVLKWLTGLPLVLSLDDSLSCTDMHSTSTTWLHYYLERWLENFYVRQADAVVYVSQFNLNLVKKRQPEKQQSKFHLIRCGADPLDFSSPIIPSGASARRTNSNTSFEIVYTGGMNGWYEFYHHPEERKLPKRLYKAWMELGYYKRARIDCRSSSPVFVGKAVQQVLAQNPDWEKKIQLAVYGNSFPEFVVQKVLETQNLTDVVSVSGALPHFQAIQLARQADLLFITLPNRPDGTPGGRISCKTYEYLMTDRPILAAVPKGENWDYLQDKPGVWLVEPTDVEVMSQVIFYVAAAAFSGSPLRFGRTEIQQELSYINLVQDYLKIFDAVCLKSTIAH from the coding sequence ATGGCTGATTTGATCAATCGTTTAGAATGGTTGCCCTTACAACCTGCTAATTATGAGCAGATTTCTTCATCTACATTAAATGTTGAGGCTAAATCGCCCTATCAGCCAATACTTTTTTGTATAGCCCATGACTTCACTCCCTTAAAAACACCAATTGCTATTCGAGCTAATAAGCTGTTAAGACAATTTGGGAAAACTTGGCGAATAAATATATTAACTGGGACAAAGGATGCTTATTTACCTGAAGAAGCAACGATTCATTATGTGAAAAGTTGGTGTCCCAAACTGATAATTGAATGGATTGGTAAGCTGAGGCTGGAGAAGTTATTAACCTTATTAATTTGGCCAGATGCGGAAATTTTTTGGATTTTACCTGCATTACTAAAAGGTTATCAGCAAATTAAGCAACAGAAGGCTGATGCTATTTTTGTATTTATGATGCCCTATTCAGCCGGTTTAGTGGGAGTGGTGCTGAAGTGGCTGACAGGTTTGCCTTTAGTGCTGAGTTTGGATGATTCACTTAGTTGCACTGATATGCATTCAACTTCTACTACTTGGCTGCATTATTATCTCGAACGCTGGCTAGAAAATTTTTATGTGCGTCAAGCTGATGCAGTAGTTTACGTTTCTCAATTCAATCTGAATTTGGTAAAAAAACGCCAACCTGAAAAGCAACAATCAAAGTTTCATTTGATTCGTTGTGGTGCTGATCCGCTGGATTTTTCTAGTCCCATTATTCCCTCTGGTGCGTCTGCTAGGCGAACAAATAGTAACACATCTTTCGAGATTGTATATACTGGTGGCATGAACGGCTGGTATGAATTTTATCATCATCCTGAAGAACGGAAGTTGCCGAAAAGACTGTACAAAGCTTGGATGGAATTAGGCTACTATAAACGGGCAAGAATTGACTGCCGGAGTTCTAGTCCAGTTTTTGTAGGTAAAGCAGTACAGCAAGTGCTAGCTCAAAATCCTGACTGGGAGAAAAAAATTCAGCTTGCAGTCTACGGTAACAGCTTTCCAGAATTTGTAGTCCAAAAGGTTTTAGAAACCCAAAATCTTACAGATGTTGTTTCTGTTTCGGGTGCTTTGCCCCATTTTCAAGCGATTCAACTGGCAAGACAAGCTGACCTTTTATTTATAACTTTGCCTAATCGTCCTGATGGCACTCCAGGTGGGCGTATTTCATGTAAAACCTATGAATATCTGATGACAGATCGACCGATTTTGGCAGCAGTACCTAAAGGAGAAAACTGGGATTATTTGCAGGATAAACCGGGAGTTTGGTTGGTTGAACCCACGGATGTAGAAGTTATGAGTCAGGTAATCTTTTATGTAGCTGCTGCTGCTTTTTCTGGTTCTCCGCTGAGGTTTGGTCGCACAGAGATTCAACAAGAACTTAGCTATATCAACTTGGTTCAAGATTATTTAAAAATCTTTGACGCAGTTTGCTTAAAATCCACTATTGCTCATTGA
- a CDS encoding glycosyltransferase family 4 protein encodes MKLCIVTHKVRKGDGQGRVNYEVAKEAIRRGHHLTLLASEVAPELEESSNVNWVEIPVKGYPTEFIRNFLFARKSADWLRQNRDRLDLVKTNGAITAAGADVNAVHFVHSSWWRSPVHISRNRRDAYGLYQWLFTAANARWEKQAFQKAKVVVAVSEKVAQELVSIGVPRSTIRVIVNGVDLQEFAPGEAGRQKLGLPENVTLALFAGDIRTPRKNLDTVLQALVKVPNLHLAVVGSTQGSPFPQLAAQLGLTERVHFMGYRRDIADIMRAVDLFVFPSRYEACTLVLLEALSSGLPVITATATGGAELVTPECGIVLPDSDDIAALASALLSLVNEPSRMQRMGAAARTVAEQHSWITMAQTYLDLFEELIQNEEYSSHPNLSPSARFITLPFSATKAN; translated from the coding sequence GTGAAACTTTGCATTGTTACCCATAAGGTTAGAAAAGGCGATGGACAAGGCCGGGTAAACTATGAGGTTGCTAAGGAAGCAATTCGGCGTGGTCATCACTTGACATTATTAGCCAGTGAAGTAGCACCAGAACTAGAAGAAAGTAGCAACGTTAACTGGGTGGAAATTCCCGTTAAAGGATATCCCACAGAATTTATCCGGAATTTTCTATTTGCGAGAAAAAGTGCAGATTGGTTGCGGCAAAATCGCGATCGCCTAGATTTAGTCAAAACCAACGGAGCAATTACAGCAGCAGGTGCTGATGTGAATGCAGTGCATTTTGTCCACAGTTCGTGGTGGCGATCGCCTGTACATATATCTCGCAACCGCCGGGATGCTTACGGCCTATACCAGTGGCTGTTTACTGCTGCAAATGCCCGTTGGGAAAAACAAGCTTTCCAAAAAGCGAAAGTTGTCGTCGCCGTATCAGAAAAAGTAGCCCAGGAATTAGTCAGCATCGGTGTACCCCGTTCGACAATTCGCGTAATTGTGAATGGTGTTGACTTACAAGAATTTGCTCCTGGTGAGGCTGGGCGGCAAAAATTAGGTTTACCCGAAAATGTCACTTTGGCACTGTTTGCTGGAGACATCCGCACACCCAGGAAAAACTTAGATACTGTGCTGCAAGCCTTGGTAAAAGTTCCCAATTTACATTTGGCGGTGGTAGGAAGTACGCAAGGAAGCCCCTTTCCCCAGCTAGCAGCGCAACTAGGCTTAACTGAACGGGTGCATTTTATGGGATATCGCCGTGATATTGCCGATATTATGCGGGCGGTTGATTTATTTGTCTTTCCTTCCCGTTACGAAGCTTGTACTCTCGTATTGTTAGAAGCACTTTCTTCCGGACTACCCGTGATTACAGCCACCGCGACGGGAGGTGCAGAGTTGGTGACACCAGAATGTGGCATCGTTTTGCCCGACTCAGACGACATTGCAGCATTGGCCTCCGCGTTGTTGTCTTTGGTAAATGAACCTTCAAGAATGCAGCGGATGGGTGCAGCAGCTCGTACTGTGGCTGAACAACATAGCTGGATAACTATGGCGCAAACATATCTGGATCTATTTGAGGAGTTAATTCAGAATGAGGAATACAGTTCTCATCCCAACCTATCGCCGTCCGCTAGATTTATCACGCTGCCTTTTAGCGCTACAAAAGCAAACTAA